Proteins encoded in a region of the Haloglomus salinum genome:
- a CDS encoding SDR family NAD(P)-dependent oxidoreductase, whose product MTHTTVIAGVGPGLGESLARRFAAEGCEVALLARNADYLDELAIDLDGSTAGEALAIPTDISDRDAVHEAFGAVREAFGDVDVLVNHASAAAWDGLLDADPEAFRRALGVNVEGAFHCSQEAVADMVDGDGGTVIFTGATTSVRGRENAVGFSAAKFGARGLAESMARELGPEGVHVAHVVIDGMIRPPGSDDDEQYLDPDAIAEEYWKLVQQDRSTWTLELDLRPHVEEF is encoded by the coding sequence GTGACACACACCACCGTCATCGCCGGGGTCGGGCCCGGGCTCGGCGAGTCGCTCGCCCGTCGGTTCGCGGCGGAGGGCTGTGAGGTCGCGCTGCTCGCGCGCAACGCGGACTACCTCGACGAACTCGCCATCGACCTCGACGGCAGCACCGCGGGCGAGGCGCTCGCGATTCCGACCGACATCAGCGACCGCGACGCCGTCCACGAGGCGTTCGGCGCCGTCCGCGAGGCGTTCGGCGACGTGGACGTCCTCGTGAACCACGCCTCCGCGGCCGCGTGGGACGGCCTCCTCGATGCGGACCCCGAGGCGTTCCGCCGCGCGCTCGGCGTCAACGTCGAGGGGGCCTTCCACTGCTCGCAGGAAGCCGTCGCGGACATGGTCGACGGCGACGGCGGCACCGTCATCTTCACCGGCGCGACGACATCGGTGCGGGGCCGCGAGAACGCCGTCGGCTTCTCGGCCGCGAAGTTCGGCGCCCGCGGGCTGGCCGAGTCGATGGCGCGCGAACTGGGACCCGAAGGCGTCCACGTGGCGCACGTCGTCATCGACGGGATGATCCGGCCGCCCGGCTCGGACGACGACGAGCAGTACCTCGACCCCGACGCCATCGCCGAGGAGTACTGGAAGCTCGTCCAGCAGGACCGCTCGACGTGGACGCTGGAGCTCGACCTCCGGCCACACGTCGAAGAGTTCTGA
- a CDS encoding MFS transporter, protein MSLLKDPERRRWLVFAVLAGAFLLVNVHRLSTAVLADPLARSFDTTAAELGTLHAAFFYVYAPLQVVAGVLADRAGIRWTAAIGTVVMSVGGVAFAVAPFFPAAFAARLLVGLGGSVIFIATLRFCANWFRPDEFATMSGVTIAIAGLGGIVATTPLALLVERTGWRQAMLGLGLVGLVVGAIVAVAARDSPADADLPAIKGVPSAETLSLSGVLTNAKRVLGGADTWLVGIVLFCEIGVNLTVIGLWGVPYMVQNYPAVGVTEASTYALAGSVGLLLGPPLIGRLSDRLERRTALMVVGGVIYTAAFGILALGTPPKFVVGVVLFTAGALGGAFALGYAVVKEQHSAAASGVATGTVNAIGFSGAAVFPVAMGVILDAYWTGETVAGARVYTEFGYQVAFGLATLAGLVALACALALHRRVGAPAAAQDAAASDD, encoded by the coding sequence GTGAGCCTGCTCAAGGACCCCGAACGGCGCCGGTGGCTCGTGTTCGCCGTGCTGGCGGGAGCGTTCCTGCTGGTCAACGTCCACCGCCTCTCCACCGCCGTCCTGGCCGACCCGCTCGCACGGTCGTTCGACACGACGGCCGCCGAACTCGGAACGCTGCACGCCGCGTTCTTCTACGTCTACGCACCGCTCCAGGTCGTCGCCGGCGTCCTCGCCGACCGCGCGGGCATCCGCTGGACCGCCGCCATCGGCACCGTCGTGATGAGCGTCGGCGGCGTGGCGTTCGCGGTGGCGCCGTTCTTCCCGGCGGCGTTCGCCGCGCGCCTGCTCGTCGGCCTCGGCGGGAGTGTCATCTTCATCGCCACGCTCCGGTTCTGCGCGAACTGGTTCCGCCCCGACGAGTTCGCCACCATGTCCGGCGTCACCATCGCCATCGCGGGCCTGGGCGGTATCGTCGCCACCACGCCGCTCGCGCTACTGGTCGAGCGGACGGGCTGGCGACAGGCGATGCTCGGCCTGGGCCTCGTCGGACTGGTCGTCGGCGCCATCGTCGCGGTCGCCGCGCGGGACTCGCCGGCCGACGCCGACCTGCCCGCCATCAAGGGCGTCCCGTCGGCCGAGACCCTCTCGCTGTCGGGCGTCCTCACGAACGCGAAGCGCGTCCTGGGCGGCGCCGACACCTGGCTCGTCGGCATCGTCCTCTTCTGCGAGATCGGGGTCAACCTCACCGTCATCGGGCTGTGGGGCGTCCCCTACATGGTGCAGAACTACCCGGCTGTCGGCGTGACGGAGGCCTCGACGTACGCGCTGGCGGGGAGCGTCGGCCTCCTGCTCGGCCCACCGCTCATCGGCCGCCTCTCGGACCGACTGGAGCGCCGGACGGCCCTGATGGTCGTCGGCGGAGTCATCTACACCGCCGCGTTCGGCATCCTCGCGCTGGGCACGCCCCCGAAGTTCGTCGTCGGCGTCGTGCTGTTCACGGCAGGCGCGCTCGGCGGCGCGTTCGCGCTGGGCTACGCCGTCGTCAAGGAACAGCACAGCGCCGCCGCCTCCGGCGTCGCCACCGGGACCGTCAACGCCATCGGCTTCTCCGGCGCGGCCGTCTTCCCGGTCGCGATGGGCGTCATCCTCGACGCGTACTGGACCGGCGAGACGGTCGCCGGCGCGCGCGTCTACACGGAGTTCGGCTACCAGGTCGCGTTCGGCCTGGCGACGCTCGCGGGCCTGGTGGCGCTGGCCTGCGCGCTCGCGCTCCACCGGCGCGTCGGCGCGCCCGCCGCGGCGCAGGACGCCGCCGCCAGCGACGACTGA